One Alligator mississippiensis isolate rAllMis1 chromosome 1, rAllMis1, whole genome shotgun sequence genomic window carries:
- the DPYSL5 gene encoding dihydropyrimidinase-related protein 5 isoform X3, protein MLANAATMRILVRGGKVVNDDCTLEADVYIENGVIQQVGRELMIPGGAKVIDATGKLVLPGGIDTSTHFHQTFMNATCVDDFYHGTKAALVGGTTMIIGHVLPDKEMSLVDAYEKCRSLADPKVCCDYALHVGITWWAPKVKAEMETLVREKGVNSFQMFMTYKDLYMLRDCELYQVFRACRDVGAVARVHAENGELVAEGAKEALDLGITGPEGIEISRPEELEAEATHRVITIANRTHCPVYLVNVSSMSAGDVVAAAKMQGKVVYAETTTAHATLTGLHYYHQDWSHAAAYVTVPPLRLDTNTSNYLMSLLANDTLNIVASDHRPFTTKQKAMGKEDFTKIPHGVSGVQDRMSIIWERGVVGGKMDENRFVAVTSSNAAKIHNLYPRKGRVIPGADADIVVWDPEATKTISASTQVQGGDVNLYENMRCHGVPLVTISRGRVVYENGVFMCAEGTGKFCPLRSFPDAVYKKLVQREKVLRSMTTFQSERRPGFSLPPEAARVAFGNAGDASPD, encoded by the exons ATGCTGGCCAACGCGGCCACGATGCGGATCTTGGTCCGGGGGGGCAAGGTGGTGAACGACGACTGCACGCTGGAGGCGGACGTGTACATCGAGAACGGCGTCATTCAGCAGGTGGGCCGCGAGCTCATGATCCCCGGCGGCGCCAAGGTCATCGACGCCACGGGCAAGCTGGTCCTGCCTGGTGGCATCGACACCAGCACCCACTTCCACCAGACCTTCATGAACGCCACCTGCGTGGACGACTTCTACCACGGCACCAAG gctgccctggtcGGGGGCACGACCATGATCATCGGGCACGTGCTGCCGGACAAGGAGATGTCGCTGGTGGATGCCTATGAAAAGTGCCGGAGCCTGGCTGACCCCAAGGTTTGCTGTGACTACGCCCTGCACGTTGGTATCACCTGGTGGGCGCCCAAG GTGAAGGCAGAGATGGAGACGCTGGTGCGGGAGAAGGGGGTGAACTCGTTCCAGATGTTCATGACCTACAAGGACCTGTACATGCTGCGGGACTGCGAGCTTTACCAGGTCTTCCGCGCCTGCCGTGACGTGGGCGCTGTCGCACGTGTCCACGCTGAGAACGGCGAGCTGGTGGCAGAG GGTGCAAAGGAGGCGCTGGACCTGGGCATCACAGGGCCAGAGGGCATCGAGATCAGCCGGCCAGAGGAG ctggaggctgaggccaCGCACCGTGTGATCACCATCGCCAACAGG ACCCACTGCCCTGTGTACCTGGTCAACGTGTCCAGCATGTCGGCCGGGGATGTCGTGGCGGCTGCCAAGATGCAAG GGAAGGTGGTGTATGCCGAGACCACCACAGCCCACGCCACGCTGACGGGCTTGCACTACTACCACCAGGACTGGTCCCATGCCGCAGCCTACGTCACCGTGCCTCCCCTGCGCCTGGACACCAACACCTCCAACTACCTCATGAGCCTGCTCGCCAA CGACACCCTGAACATCGTGGCCTCAGACCACCGGCCGTTCACGACCAAGCAGAAGGCCATGGGCAAAGAGGACTTCACCAAGATCCCCCATGGCGTCAGCGGCGTCCAGGACCGCATGAGCATCATCTGGGAGCGCGGCGTG GTTGGGGGCAAGATGGATGAGAACCGCTTTGTGGCCGTGACCAGCTCCAACGCCGCCAAGATCCACAACCTGTACCCACGCAAGGGCCGCGTCATCCCCGGCGCCGACGCTGACATCGTTGTCTGGGACCCCGAGGCCACCAA GACCATCTCGGCTAGCAcccaggtgcagggaggggaTGTGAACCTGTACGAGAACATGCGGTGCCACGGGGTGCCGCTGGTCACCATCAGCCGCGGGCGCGTGGTCTACGAGAACGGCGTCTTCATGTGCGCCGAGGGCACTGGCAAGTTCTGCCCCCTCCGCTCCTTCCCAGATGCTGTCTACAAGAAGCTCGTGCAGCGGGAGAAG GTTCTCAGATCGATGACCACGTTCCAAAGCGAGCGTCGGCCCGGATTCTCGCTCCCCCCGGAGGCCGCTCGAGTGGCATTTGGTAACGCCGGTGACGCGTCTCCCGACTGA
- the DPYSL5 gene encoding dihydropyrimidinase-related protein 5 isoform X2: MLANAATMRILVRGGKVVNDDCTLEADVYIENGVIQQVGRELMIPGGAKVIDATGKLVLPGGIDTSTHFHQTFMNATCVDDFYHGTKAALVGGTTMIIGHVLPDKEMSLVDAYEKCRSLADPKVCCDYALHVGITWWAPKVKAEMETLVREKGVNSFQMFMTYKDLYMLRDCELYQVFRACRDVGAVARVHAENGELVAEGAKEALDLGITGPEGIEISRPEELEAEATHRVITIANRTHCPVYLVNVSSMSAGDVVAAAKMQGKVVYAETTTAHATLTGLHYYHQDWSHAAAYVTVPPLRLDTNTSNYLMSLLANDTLNIVASDHRPFTTKQKAMGKEDFTKIPHGVSGVQDRMSIIWERGVVGGKMDENRFVAVTSSNAAKIHNLYPRKGRVIPGADADIVVWDPEATKTISASTQVQGGDVNLYENMRCHGVPLVTISRGRVVYENGVFMCAEGTGKFCPLRSFPDAVYKKLVQREKSLKLKGVDRTPYLGDVAVVMHAGKKETGTPLADTPTRPATRHGGMRDLHESSFSLSGSQIDDHVPKRASARILAPPGGRSSGIW; this comes from the exons ATGCTGGCCAACGCGGCCACGATGCGGATCTTGGTCCGGGGGGGCAAGGTGGTGAACGACGACTGCACGCTGGAGGCGGACGTGTACATCGAGAACGGCGTCATTCAGCAGGTGGGCCGCGAGCTCATGATCCCCGGCGGCGCCAAGGTCATCGACGCCACGGGCAAGCTGGTCCTGCCTGGTGGCATCGACACCAGCACCCACTTCCACCAGACCTTCATGAACGCCACCTGCGTGGACGACTTCTACCACGGCACCAAG gctgccctggtcGGGGGCACGACCATGATCATCGGGCACGTGCTGCCGGACAAGGAGATGTCGCTGGTGGATGCCTATGAAAAGTGCCGGAGCCTGGCTGACCCCAAGGTTTGCTGTGACTACGCCCTGCACGTTGGTATCACCTGGTGGGCGCCCAAG GTGAAGGCAGAGATGGAGACGCTGGTGCGGGAGAAGGGGGTGAACTCGTTCCAGATGTTCATGACCTACAAGGACCTGTACATGCTGCGGGACTGCGAGCTTTACCAGGTCTTCCGCGCCTGCCGTGACGTGGGCGCTGTCGCACGTGTCCACGCTGAGAACGGCGAGCTGGTGGCAGAG GGTGCAAAGGAGGCGCTGGACCTGGGCATCACAGGGCCAGAGGGCATCGAGATCAGCCGGCCAGAGGAG ctggaggctgaggccaCGCACCGTGTGATCACCATCGCCAACAGG ACCCACTGCCCTGTGTACCTGGTCAACGTGTCCAGCATGTCGGCCGGGGATGTCGTGGCGGCTGCCAAGATGCAAG GGAAGGTGGTGTATGCCGAGACCACCACAGCCCACGCCACGCTGACGGGCTTGCACTACTACCACCAGGACTGGTCCCATGCCGCAGCCTACGTCACCGTGCCTCCCCTGCGCCTGGACACCAACACCTCCAACTACCTCATGAGCCTGCTCGCCAA CGACACCCTGAACATCGTGGCCTCAGACCACCGGCCGTTCACGACCAAGCAGAAGGCCATGGGCAAAGAGGACTTCACCAAGATCCCCCATGGCGTCAGCGGCGTCCAGGACCGCATGAGCATCATCTGGGAGCGCGGCGTG GTTGGGGGCAAGATGGATGAGAACCGCTTTGTGGCCGTGACCAGCTCCAACGCCGCCAAGATCCACAACCTGTACCCACGCAAGGGCCGCGTCATCCCCGGCGCCGACGCTGACATCGTTGTCTGGGACCCCGAGGCCACCAA GACCATCTCGGCTAGCAcccaggtgcagggaggggaTGTGAACCTGTACGAGAACATGCGGTGCCACGGGGTGCCGCTGGTCACCATCAGCCGCGGGCGCGTGGTCTACGAGAACGGCGTCTTCATGTGCGCCGAGGGCACTGGCAAGTTCTGCCCCCTCCGCTCCTTCCCAGATGCTGTCTACAAGAAGCTCGTGCAGCGGGAGAAG AGTTTAAAGCTTAAGGGTGTGGACCGCACCCCATACCTGGGGGACGTGGCTGTGGTGATGCATGCTGGGAAAAAAGAGACGGGGACTCCCCTGGCAGACACCCCGACCCGGCCGGCCACGCGACACGGGGGCATGAGGGACCTCCACGAGTCCAGCTTCAGCCTGTCTG GTTCTCAGATCGATGACCACGTTCCAAAGCGAGCGTCGGCCCGGATTCTCGCTCCCCCCGGAGGCCGCTCGAGTGGCATTTGGTAA
- the DPYSL5 gene encoding dihydropyrimidinase-related protein 5 isoform X1: MLGSRQGQGRLGRGARALMCVSLPSRAMLANAATMRILVRGGKVVNDDCTLEADVYIENGVIQQVGRELMIPGGAKVIDATGKLVLPGGIDTSTHFHQTFMNATCVDDFYHGTKAALVGGTTMIIGHVLPDKEMSLVDAYEKCRSLADPKVCCDYALHVGITWWAPKVKAEMETLVREKGVNSFQMFMTYKDLYMLRDCELYQVFRACRDVGAVARVHAENGELVAEGAKEALDLGITGPEGIEISRPEELEAEATHRVITIANRTHCPVYLVNVSSMSAGDVVAAAKMQGKVVYAETTTAHATLTGLHYYHQDWSHAAAYVTVPPLRLDTNTSNYLMSLLANDTLNIVASDHRPFTTKQKAMGKEDFTKIPHGVSGVQDRMSIIWERGVVGGKMDENRFVAVTSSNAAKIHNLYPRKGRVIPGADADIVVWDPEATKTISASTQVQGGDVNLYENMRCHGVPLVTISRGRVVYENGVFMCAEGTGKFCPLRSFPDAVYKKLVQREKSLKLKGVDRTPYLGDVAVVMHAGKKETGTPLADTPTRPATRHGGMRDLHESSFSLSGSQIDDHVPKRASARILAPPGGRSSGIW, from the exons atgctggggtccaggcagggtcaagggaggctggggcgtggGGCCCGGGCTCTGATGTGTGTCTCTTTGCCCAGCAGAGCCATGCTGGCCAACGCGGCCACGATGCGGATCTTGGTCCGGGGGGGCAAGGTGGTGAACGACGACTGCACGCTGGAGGCGGACGTGTACATCGAGAACGGCGTCATTCAGCAGGTGGGCCGCGAGCTCATGATCCCCGGCGGCGCCAAGGTCATCGACGCCACGGGCAAGCTGGTCCTGCCTGGTGGCATCGACACCAGCACCCACTTCCACCAGACCTTCATGAACGCCACCTGCGTGGACGACTTCTACCACGGCACCAAG gctgccctggtcGGGGGCACGACCATGATCATCGGGCACGTGCTGCCGGACAAGGAGATGTCGCTGGTGGATGCCTATGAAAAGTGCCGGAGCCTGGCTGACCCCAAGGTTTGCTGTGACTACGCCCTGCACGTTGGTATCACCTGGTGGGCGCCCAAG GTGAAGGCAGAGATGGAGACGCTGGTGCGGGAGAAGGGGGTGAACTCGTTCCAGATGTTCATGACCTACAAGGACCTGTACATGCTGCGGGACTGCGAGCTTTACCAGGTCTTCCGCGCCTGCCGTGACGTGGGCGCTGTCGCACGTGTCCACGCTGAGAACGGCGAGCTGGTGGCAGAG GGTGCAAAGGAGGCGCTGGACCTGGGCATCACAGGGCCAGAGGGCATCGAGATCAGCCGGCCAGAGGAG ctggaggctgaggccaCGCACCGTGTGATCACCATCGCCAACAGG ACCCACTGCCCTGTGTACCTGGTCAACGTGTCCAGCATGTCGGCCGGGGATGTCGTGGCGGCTGCCAAGATGCAAG GGAAGGTGGTGTATGCCGAGACCACCACAGCCCACGCCACGCTGACGGGCTTGCACTACTACCACCAGGACTGGTCCCATGCCGCAGCCTACGTCACCGTGCCTCCCCTGCGCCTGGACACCAACACCTCCAACTACCTCATGAGCCTGCTCGCCAA CGACACCCTGAACATCGTGGCCTCAGACCACCGGCCGTTCACGACCAAGCAGAAGGCCATGGGCAAAGAGGACTTCACCAAGATCCCCCATGGCGTCAGCGGCGTCCAGGACCGCATGAGCATCATCTGGGAGCGCGGCGTG GTTGGGGGCAAGATGGATGAGAACCGCTTTGTGGCCGTGACCAGCTCCAACGCCGCCAAGATCCACAACCTGTACCCACGCAAGGGCCGCGTCATCCCCGGCGCCGACGCTGACATCGTTGTCTGGGACCCCGAGGCCACCAA GACCATCTCGGCTAGCAcccaggtgcagggaggggaTGTGAACCTGTACGAGAACATGCGGTGCCACGGGGTGCCGCTGGTCACCATCAGCCGCGGGCGCGTGGTCTACGAGAACGGCGTCTTCATGTGCGCCGAGGGCACTGGCAAGTTCTGCCCCCTCCGCTCCTTCCCAGATGCTGTCTACAAGAAGCTCGTGCAGCGGGAGAAG AGTTTAAAGCTTAAGGGTGTGGACCGCACCCCATACCTGGGGGACGTGGCTGTGGTGATGCATGCTGGGAAAAAAGAGACGGGGACTCCCCTGGCAGACACCCCGACCCGGCCGGCCACGCGACACGGGGGCATGAGGGACCTCCACGAGTCCAGCTTCAGCCTGTCTG GTTCTCAGATCGATGACCACGTTCCAAAGCGAGCGTCGGCCCGGATTCTCGCTCCCCCCGGAGGCCGCTCGAGTGGCATTTGGTAA